Proteins encoded within one genomic window of Guyparkeria hydrothermalis:
- the queA gene encoding tRNA preQ1(34) S-adenosylmethionine ribosyltransferase-isomerase QueA, with product MKLDAFDYHLPAERIAARPAEPRESARLLVLPTEGAFEHRHIADLSDLIAPGDLLILNDTRVIPARAFGRKASGGRVEFLLERLVDARRALCHLRSSRSPKIGAQLHMEGGVTLEVVGRDGALFELRLIDSETPGDLLGWLEAHGHMPLPTYIERPDDDQDRHDYQSVFARRDGAVAAPTASLHLTEALLDQLEAKGVETAFVTLHVGAGTFQPVRSETIEAHEMHREWTEVPEATVEAIAATRRRGGRVIAIGTTAVRAIETAARAHPEQAARGEIGPFVGDTQLFLYPGVPLHVIDAMLTNFHLPRSTLLMLVSAFAGRDRVLAAYHEAIAQGYRFYSFGDAMFIEANSSRDRTVDA from the coding sequence ATGAAGCTCGATGCCTTTGATTACCACCTGCCCGCCGAACGGATTGCTGCTCGCCCGGCCGAGCCGCGCGAGTCGGCGCGCCTGCTGGTGTTGCCCACCGAAGGCGCGTTTGAACACCGGCATATCGCCGACCTTTCCGACCTGATCGCGCCCGGAGATCTCCTGATCCTGAACGATACCCGCGTGATCCCGGCGCGGGCCTTCGGGCGCAAGGCCTCTGGCGGGCGGGTGGAATTCCTGCTCGAACGTCTTGTTGATGCCCGGCGGGCGCTCTGTCATCTGCGCAGCAGCCGCTCGCCCAAGATCGGCGCCCAGCTCCATATGGAAGGCGGGGTCACCCTCGAGGTGGTCGGTCGCGACGGGGCGCTGTTCGAGCTCCGGCTGATCGACTCCGAGACGCCCGGGGATCTGCTTGGCTGGCTGGAGGCCCATGGCCACATGCCGTTGCCGACCTACATCGAGCGCCCCGACGACGACCAGGACCGTCACGACTACCAGAGCGTGTTCGCCCGCCGCGATGGCGCCGTGGCAGCGCCCACCGCCAGTTTGCACCTGACCGAGGCGCTGCTCGACCAGCTCGAGGCCAAGGGCGTGGAGACGGCGTTCGTTACCCTGCACGTCGGCGCGGGGACGTTCCAGCCGGTGCGCAGCGAGACCATCGAGGCGCACGAAATGCACCGCGAGTGGACCGAGGTGCCCGAGGCGACGGTCGAGGCCATTGCGGCGACCCGTCGGCGCGGCGGGCGGGTGATTGCCATCGGCACCACCGCCGTGCGCGCGATCGAGACGGCCGCCCGGGCCCACCCGGAGCAGGCGGCCCGGGGCGAGATCGGCCCATTCGTCGGCGACACCCAGCTGTTTCTCTACCCCGGCGTGCCGCTGCACGTGATCGACGCGATGCTGACCAACTTCCACCTGCCGCGCTCGACCCTGCTGATGCTGGTATCTGCCTTCGCCGGCCGTGACCGGGTGCTGGCCGCCTATCACGAGGCGATCGCACAGGGTTACCGCTTCTACTCCTTCGGGGATGCCATGTTCATCGAAGCCAACTCCTCCCGCGACCGGACGGTCGACGCATGA
- the tgt gene encoding tRNA guanosine(34) transglycosylase Tgt, with translation MKFQLHDCTLAKPAAERLDGPRRGQVRFERGVIDTPAFMPVGTYGTVKAVTPEELIDLGAQIVLGNTFHLMLRPGTEIIRLHGDLHDFMHWERPILTDSGGFQVFSLADMRKISEEGVRFASPVNGDQVMLTPESSMQVQHELGSDIQMIFDECTPYPATPEVAGASMRLSLRWAKRSRQAFEALKPEGSDRALFGIVQGGMHEALRRESAAGLVDLGFDGYAVGGLSVGEPLEERNAVLEVTLPELPAERPRYLMGVGKPEDLVESVARGVDMFDCVMPTRNARNGHLFTRYGDVRLKNARFATDVRPLDEECGCYTCRHYSRAYLKHLHRTREVLGARLSTIHNLHYYQVLMAEMRAAIERDDFAGFRTRFYADRDRGV, from the coding sequence ATGAAATTCCAGTTGCACGACTGCACCCTGGCCAAGCCGGCCGCCGAGCGGCTCGACGGCCCCCGCCGCGGTCAGGTCCGATTCGAGCGCGGGGTGATCGACACGCCCGCGTTCATGCCGGTGGGCACCTACGGCACGGTCAAGGCGGTGACGCCGGAGGAGCTGATCGATCTGGGCGCTCAGATCGTGCTCGGCAACACCTTCCACCTGATGCTTCGCCCGGGAACCGAGATCATCCGTCTGCACGGCGACCTGCACGATTTCATGCACTGGGAGCGCCCGATCCTGACCGATTCGGGCGGTTTCCAGGTGTTTTCGCTTGCCGACATGCGCAAGATCAGCGAGGAGGGCGTGCGCTTCGCTTCGCCGGTCAACGGCGACCAGGTGATGTTGACCCCCGAGTCCTCGATGCAGGTGCAACACGAGCTCGGCTCGGACATCCAGATGATCTTCGACGAGTGCACCCCCTACCCCGCCACGCCCGAAGTGGCCGGTGCCTCGATGCGCCTGTCGCTGCGCTGGGCGAAACGTTCCAGGCAGGCCTTCGAGGCACTGAAGCCGGAGGGTTCGGATCGGGCGCTGTTCGGCATCGTCCAGGGCGGCATGCATGAGGCGTTGCGGCGCGAGTCCGCCGCCGGTCTGGTCGACCTGGGTTTCGACGGCTATGCCGTCGGCGGGCTCTCGGTGGGCGAACCCCTCGAGGAGCGCAACGCCGTACTCGAAGTCACCTTGCCCGAGCTGCCTGCCGAGCGACCGCGCTACCTGATGGGGGTCGGCAAGCCCGAGGACCTGGTCGAGTCGGTCGCCCGCGGCGTGGACATGTTCGACTGCGTCATGCCCACCCGCAACGCGCGCAACGGTCATCTGTTCACCCGCTACGGCGATGTGCGCCTGAAGAACGCCCGCTTCGCCACCGATGTGCGGCCGCTCGACGAGGAGTGCGGCTGCTACACCTGCCGGCACTACTCGCGTGCCTATCTCAAGCACCTGCACCGAACCCGCGAGGTACTCGGCGCGCGGCTGTCCACCATCCACAACCTGCATTACTACCAGGTGCTGATGGCCGAGATGCGCGCCGCGATCGAGCGCGACGACTTCGCTGGCTTCCGGACCCGCTTCTATGCCGACCGCGACCGCGGCGTCTAG
- the yajC gene encoding preprotein translocase subunit YajC, translating into MFFISDAMAQAQGAGAGEPSLLATFLPLLLIFAVMYFLLIRPQIKRQKEHKKLIESIEKGDEVATNGGMLGRVVNLGDTLVVLEIADGTSVVVQRFAIASVMPKGTIKDAREA; encoded by the coding sequence ATGTTCTTTATCAGCGATGCCATGGCCCAGGCGCAGGGCGCCGGTGCCGGCGAACCCAGCCTGCTGGCCACCTTCCTGCCGCTGCTGCTCATCTTCGCCGTCATGTACTTCCTGCTGATCCGTCCGCAGATCAAGCGGCAGAAGGAGCACAAGAAGCTGATCGAGTCGATCGAGAAGGGTGATGAGGTAGCGACCAACGGCGGCATGCTCGGCCGCGTGGTCAACCTGGGCGACACCCTGGTCGTTCTCGAGATCGCCGACGGCACTTCCGTCGTGGTGCAGCGCTTCGCCATCGCTTCGGTCATGCCGAAGGGCACCATCAAGGACGCTCGCGAGGCCTGA
- the secD gene encoding protein translocase subunit SecD, with protein MNRYPLWKNLIVVVVVLVGIFYALPNFFGEEPALQISKRDGSVEQTALAEAQSALRAAGIDYKRAEAQGESALIRFPSTDEQLQAVDVVRAALGGDYPVALNLAPAAPDWLTDLGALPMYLGLDLRGGVHFLMQVDMDAAIKTALERRVDGMRADLRQTKLRYVSAEVNDEQRIRVRFRDAADRDQAIEQLSADYEDLSFDESEIDGEPYLVAKMTEEGVTTERRAALEQNITTLRNRVNELGVAEPLIQQQGEDRIVVELPGIQDTVRAKEILGATATLEFRLVHGTPTDWMEAGDSGSVPPQARLYQRRGGGPVLLKRQVIVTGDRVTGASSGFDQDSGSPAVFVNLDSQGARRMADITGDNIGQQMGVVFIENRTDSKVVDGKLVEEKRRVEEVINVATIRDQLANRFQITGLDSPEEARNLALLLRAGALRAPMDIVEERTVGPSLGAENIQAGVNAAILGFVLVAVFMMIYYRVFGVISVVALVTNLVLIVAVLSMLQATLTLPGIAGIVLTVGMAVDANVLIFERIREELRNGMTPHAAMKAGYERAFATILDANITTLLAALALFAFGTGPIKGFAVTLSIGILASMFTAVMLSRALANLVYGRQARLKGLSI; from the coding sequence ATGAACCGCTATCCCCTGTGGAAGAATCTGATCGTCGTCGTTGTCGTGCTGGTGGGCATTTTCTACGCCCTGCCGAACTTCTTCGGCGAGGAGCCCGCCCTGCAGATCTCCAAGCGCGACGGTAGCGTCGAGCAGACGGCGCTGGCCGAAGCCCAGAGCGCCCTGCGCGCCGCGGGCATCGACTACAAGCGCGCCGAGGCCCAGGGCGAATCCGCCCTGATCCGTTTCCCGTCGACCGACGAGCAGCTCCAGGCCGTCGACGTGGTCCGGGCGGCGCTTGGTGGCGACTATCCGGTCGCACTCAACCTTGCGCCGGCCGCGCCGGACTGGTTGACCGATCTCGGGGCGCTGCCGATGTATCTGGGTCTCGACCTGCGCGGCGGGGTGCACTTCCTGATGCAGGTCGACATGGACGCGGCCATCAAGACCGCGCTGGAGCGTCGCGTGGACGGCATGCGCGCCGACCTGCGCCAAACCAAGCTGCGCTACGTCTCCGCCGAGGTGAACGACGAGCAGCGCATCCGGGTGCGTTTCCGCGATGCCGCCGACCGCGACCAGGCCATCGAGCAGCTCTCGGCCGACTACGAGGACCTCTCGTTCGACGAGAGCGAGATCGACGGCGAACCGTACCTCGTTGCCAAGATGACTGAGGAGGGCGTGACCACGGAGCGTCGTGCCGCCCTTGAGCAGAACATCACCACCCTGCGCAATCGGGTCAACGAACTGGGCGTTGCCGAGCCGCTGATTCAGCAGCAGGGCGAGGACCGCATCGTGGTCGAGCTGCCGGGTATCCAGGACACCGTCCGCGCCAAGGAAATCCTCGGCGCGACTGCCACGCTGGAATTCCGCCTGGTGCACGGCACGCCCACCGACTGGATGGAAGCGGGCGATTCCGGCAGCGTGCCGCCGCAGGCGCGTCTCTATCAGCGTCGTGGCGGTGGGCCGGTGCTCCTCAAGCGCCAGGTGATCGTCACGGGTGACCGCGTTACCGGCGCCTCCTCCGGTTTCGATCAGGATTCCGGCTCGCCGGCGGTGTTCGTCAACCTCGACAGCCAGGGCGCGCGACGCATGGCCGACATCACCGGCGACAACATCGGTCAGCAGATGGGCGTGGTCTTCATCGAGAACCGCACCGACAGCAAGGTCGTCGACGGCAAGCTGGTCGAGGAGAAGCGCCGGGTCGAGGAGGTGATCAACGTCGCCACCATCCGCGACCAGTTGGCCAACCGCTTCCAGATCACCGGTCTCGACTCCCCGGAAGAGGCGCGCAACCTTGCGTTGCTGCTGCGCGCCGGCGCGCTGCGTGCCCCGATGGACATCGTCGAGGAACGCACCGTCGGGCCGAGCCTCGGTGCCGAGAACATCCAGGCGGGCGTGAATGCCGCCATCCTCGGCTTCGTCCTGGTCGCGGTGTTCATGATGATCTACTACCGCGTCTTCGGCGTGATCTCCGTGGTCGCGCTGGTCACCAATCTGGTGTTGATCGTCGCGGTGCTCTCGATGCTGCAGGCGACGCTCACCCTGCCGGGCATCGCCGGGATCGTGCTGACCGTGGGTATGGCGGTCGATGCCAACGTGCTGATATTCGAGCGCATCCGCGAGGAGCTCAGGAACGGCATGACACCGCACGCGGCGATGAAGGCCGGTTACGAGCGGGCGTTCGCCACCATCCTCGATGCGAACATCACCACGCTGCTCGCGGCATTGGCGCTGTTCGCCTTCGGCACCGGTCCGATCAAGGGTTTCGCCGTGACGCTGTCGATCGGCATCCTCGCCTCGATGTTCACCGCCGTGATGCTCTCGCGCGCCCTGGCCAACCTGGTCTACGGCCGCCAGGCGCGCCTGAAGGGACTTTCCATCTGA
- the secF gene encoding protein translocase subunit SecF — MNVFPPNARFDFFGKRFIAYALSVLLLLVAAGSLATKGLNLGLDFTGGVVVELGYPQGADIEAVRDTLDEHGFDQAVAQLFGSSESVLVRLPPSGDSQSRVADAVLTALQAEAEGVTMRRVEYVGPAVGKELFNAGGLALLVVLAGILVYVGFRFQLRLAGGAILALAHDLVVVLGIISLLGIRFDLTVLAAFLALAGYSINDTIVVFDRIRENFQKMRKGTEQEVMNASVNQTMSRTVITSGTTFFTALALFVFGGEALYGFSLTLLLGIAVGTFSSVYVASALSLDMGLKRQDLLKIDEREKAKQVEDNAS, encoded by the coding sequence ATGAACGTATTTCCGCCCAACGCGCGTTTCGATTTCTTCGGCAAGCGCTTCATCGCCTATGCCCTGTCAGTGCTTCTGCTGCTGGTGGCCGCCGGCTCGCTGGCGACCAAGGGCCTGAACCTGGGGCTCGACTTCACCGGCGGCGTGGTGGTCGAGCTCGGCTACCCGCAGGGCGCCGACATCGAGGCCGTGCGCGACACGCTCGACGAGCACGGCTTCGATCAGGCGGTCGCGCAGCTGTTCGGTTCGTCCGAGTCGGTGCTGGTGCGCCTGCCGCCGAGCGGTGACAGCCAGTCGCGCGTCGCCGACGCGGTGCTGACCGCCCTGCAGGCCGAAGCCGAGGGCGTGACCATGCGCCGGGTCGAGTATGTCGGCCCGGCCGTGGGCAAGGAGCTGTTCAACGCCGGCGGTCTGGCACTGCTGGTGGTGCTGGCCGGCATCCTGGTCTACGTCGGTTTCCGCTTTCAGTTGCGCCTGGCCGGCGGGGCGATCCTCGCCCTGGCCCACGACCTGGTGGTGGTGCTCGGTATCATCAGCCTGCTCGGCATTCGCTTCGACCTGACCGTGCTGGCGGCCTTCCTGGCGCTGGCCGGCTACTCGATCAACGACACCATTGTCGTGTTCGACCGCATCCGCGAGAACTTCCAGAAGATGCGCAAGGGCACCGAACAGGAGGTGATGAACGCCTCGGTCAACCAGACCATGTCGCGCACGGTGATCACCTCGGGGACCACCTTCTTCACGGCGCTGGCGCTGTTCGTCTTCGGCGGCGAGGCACTCTACGGCTTCTCGCTGACCCTGTTGCTGGGCATCGCGGTCGGTACCTTCTCCTCGGTCTACGTCGCCTCGGCCCTGTCGCTGGACATGGGGCTCAAGCGTCAGGACTTGCTCAAGATCGACGAGCGCGAGAAGGCCAAGCAGGTCGAGGACAACGCCTCCTGA
- a CDS encoding inositol monophosphatase family protein: MPHPMLNIAVRAARAAGSVISRSRDRVNDLTIESKKRNDFVSEVDHQAEAAIIDTLKRAYPDHAILGEETGASGEENAEYRWIVDPLDGTTNFLHGIGHYAVSIALERRGRLELGVIYNPVNQELFTAERGSGAFLDNRRIRVSPRKGLDGALLGTGIPFRDDQNLDRYVATLKALHGPIAGIRRPGSAALDLAYVAAGRFDGFWEFGLKPWDMAAGVLLVREAGGVVVDHRGGDEYLANGNVICANPKLAHVMLQKISKADQAYQSVSRPEA; this comes from the coding sequence ATGCCGCACCCCATGCTCAATATCGCCGTGCGCGCCGCTCGCGCCGCCGGCAGTGTCATCTCCCGCAGCCGGGATCGCGTCAACGACCTCACCATCGAGTCGAAAAAGCGCAACGACTTCGTCAGCGAAGTCGACCACCAGGCCGAGGCGGCGATCATCGACACGCTCAAGCGCGCCTATCCCGACCACGCCATCCTGGGCGAGGAGACCGGTGCGAGCGGCGAGGAAAACGCCGAATACCGCTGGATCGTCGATCCGCTCGACGGCACCACGAACTTCCTGCACGGCATCGGCCACTACGCCGTTTCCATCGCGCTGGAGCGCCGCGGCCGACTGGAGCTCGGGGTGATCTACAACCCGGTCAACCAGGAGCTGTTCACCGCCGAGCGCGGTTCGGGCGCCTTCCTCGACAACCGCCGCATCCGCGTCTCGCCGCGCAAGGGCCTTGACGGCGCCCTGCTGGGCACCGGCATCCCGTTCCGCGACGACCAGAACCTCGACCGCTACGTCGCGACTCTCAAGGCACTGCACGGCCCGATCGCCGGCATTCGCCGCCCGGGCTCGGCCGCACTCGACCTGGCCTACGTGGCTGCCGGTCGCTTCGACGGCTTCTGGGAGTTCGGCCTCAAGCCCTGGGATATGGCGGCCGGCGTGCTGCTGGTGCGCGAGGCCGGCGGCGTGGTCGTCGACCACCGCGGCGGGGACGAGTACCTCGCCAACGGCAACGTGATCTGCGCCAACCCCAAGCTGGCTCACGTGATGCTGCAGAAGATCAGCAAGGCCGACCAGGCCTACCAGTCGGTGTCCCGCCCGGAGGCGTAG
- a CDS encoding RNA methyltransferase has protein sequence MSPSSTAAPPPILDRVQVVLCQTSMAENIGAAARAMKTMGLTRLVLVAPRAAIDDKARAVATHAADVLDAARVVGSVEEAVADSVGVWATTARSRSLTLPLSEGRAAAGEVVRQAGAIPAESADRVSILFGAERTGLTNEELGVADRLLALHANPEYPVLNLAQAVQLVAYEVFHAADEAPAGLAPAEPPAPRAELATLCARLEAALDQRDFFPGAGAEERERHARRLMQRVRLVLNRAEPRRDELQILQGMLSALLRPPRDRDD, from the coding sequence ATGTCGCCTTCCTCCACTGCAGCGCCTCCCCCGATTCTCGACCGCGTTCAGGTTGTCCTGTGTCAGACCTCGATGGCCGAGAACATCGGGGCGGCCGCCCGGGCCATGAAGACGATGGGCCTGACACGGCTGGTGCTGGTCGCGCCCAGAGCCGCCATCGACGACAAGGCGCGAGCGGTGGCGACCCATGCCGCCGACGTCCTCGACGCCGCCCGGGTGGTTGGCTCGGTCGAGGAGGCGGTGGCCGACTCGGTTGGCGTCTGGGCGACCACCGCGCGTTCGCGCAGCCTGACCCTGCCGTTGAGCGAGGGGCGGGCGGCAGCCGGCGAGGTCGTGCGTCAGGCGGGGGCGATCCCGGCGGAATCGGCGGATCGGGTGAGCATCCTGTTCGGTGCCGAGCGCACCGGGCTGACCAACGAGGAGCTGGGCGTGGCCGACCGCCTGCTCGCCCTGCACGCGAACCCCGAGTATCCGGTGCTCAACCTCGCCCAGGCCGTGCAGCTGGTCGCCTACGAGGTATTCCACGCGGCCGACGAGGCGCCGGCGGGACTCGCGCCGGCCGAGCCGCCGGCCCCCCGGGCGGAGCTTGCTACACTCTGCGCTCGTCTCGAGGCGGCGCTCGACCAGCGTGACTTCTTCCCGGGCGCCGGAGCCGAGGAACGCGAGCGCCACGCGCGGCGCCTGATGCAGCGGGTGCGCCTGGTGCTCAACCGCGCCGAGCCGCGCCGCGACGAGCTGCAGATCCTGCAGGGCATGCTGAGCGCGCTGCTGCGACCGCCGCGCGACCGGGACGACTGA
- the cysE gene encoding serine O-acetyltransferase — protein sequence MGWWKTILDDVDSVFDRDPAARSRWEVALTYPGLHAVWWHRVAHALWRRNWRLLARLISNVSRWLTGIEIHPGAQIGRRFFVDHGMGVVIGETADIGDDCTLYHGVTLGGTTWREGKRHPTLGDGVVVGAGAKILGPIELGEGVRVGSNAVVLKDAPAGATLVGIPARVVEQRAEENETKRRVAQRLGFDAYGVARDMPDPVATVVDRLLDHVQAVDGQLDEMADALRSLGVEVSRPSRPSLDGCHLDEEDGVISCGRAEAAEKADSDGR from the coding sequence ATGGGTTGGTGGAAAACGATTCTCGATGATGTCGACAGCGTGTTTGACCGCGATCCGGCGGCACGCAGCCGCTGGGAGGTCGCCCTGACCTATCCCGGCCTGCACGCGGTCTGGTGGCATCGGGTCGCCCATGCCCTTTGGCGGCGCAACTGGCGCCTGCTCGCGCGGCTGATCTCCAACGTCAGTCGCTGGCTGACCGGGATCGAGATCCACCCGGGTGCGCAGATCGGGCGGCGCTTCTTCGTCGACCACGGCATGGGTGTCGTCATCGGCGAGACCGCCGACATCGGTGACGACTGCACGCTGTATCACGGCGTCACCCTCGGCGGCACCACCTGGCGCGAGGGCAAGCGGCACCCGACCCTCGGCGACGGCGTCGTGGTCGGTGCAGGTGCCAAGATCCTCGGGCCGATCGAGCTCGGCGAGGGCGTGCGCGTGGGTTCGAATGCCGTGGTGCTCAAGGATGCGCCGGCGGGGGCGACCCTGGTGGGTATTCCCGCCCGCGTGGTCGAGCAGCGTGCCGAGGAGAACGAGACCAAGCGCCGGGTCGCCCAGCGACTCGGTTTCGACGCCTACGGGGTGGCGCGCGACATGCCTGATCCGGTGGCCACCGTGGTCGACCGACTGCTCGATCACGTCCAGGCCGTCGACGGGCAGCTCGACGAGATGGCCGACGCGCTGCGTTCGCTCGGCGTCGAGGTTTCGCGTCCCAGTCGCCCGAGCCTTGATGGCTGCCACCTCGACGAGGAAGACGGGGTGATCAGCTGCGGGCGTGCCGAGGCGGCCGAGAAGGCCGACAGCGACGGCCGCTGA
- a CDS encoding Rrf2 family transcriptional regulator, with translation MRLTTKGRYAVTAMLDLAIHDRGQPTALADIAERQSLSLSYLEQLFAQLRRGQLVSSVRGPGGGYQLAREPSRINIVEIIRAVDEVVDVTRCGGKGNCQEGGKCLAHDLWMGLSAQIQEFLESISLADLVEQPDVLDVSARQDGRLQQVRDERSEAVAAGMRGVGP, from the coding sequence ATGAGGCTGACGACCAAGGGCCGCTACGCCGTAACGGCAATGCTGGACCTGGCCATTCATGATCGCGGCCAGCCGACCGCACTGGCCGATATCGCCGAACGACAATCGTTGTCGCTCTCCTACCTCGAGCAGCTGTTCGCGCAGCTTCGCCGTGGCCAGCTGGTCAGCAGCGTGCGCGGCCCCGGTGGTGGCTACCAGTTGGCGCGCGAGCCGTCGCGTATCAACATCGTCGAGATCATCCGCGCCGTCGACGAGGTGGTCGACGTCACTCGCTGCGGTGGCAAGGGCAACTGTCAGGAAGGCGGCAAGTGCCTGGCCCACGACCTGTGGATGGGGCTGTCGGCCCAGATCCAGGAATTCCTCGAGTCGATTTCGCTCGCCGATCTGGTCGAGCAGCCCGACGTGCTCGACGTCTCCGCCCGCCAGGACGGTCGTCTGCAGCAAGTGCGCGACGAGCGTTCGGAGGCCGTCGCCGCCGGCATGCGGGGCGTGGGGCCCTGA
- the ndk gene encoding nucleoside-diphosphate kinase, with translation MAVERTLSIIKPDAVAKNVIGQIISRFEDAGLSVVGARMMQLTREQAEGFYAVHKERPFFGELVGFMISGPVFVQVLEGEDAIAKNRDLMGATNPKEAEPGTIRADFAESIDANAVHGSDSPETAKTEIDFFFKPDELTSR, from the coding sequence ATGGCCGTAGAACGCACCCTTTCGATCATCAAGCCCGACGCCGTTGCCAAGAACGTGATCGGTCAGATCATCTCTCGCTTCGAAGACGCCGGTCTGTCGGTGGTCGGTGCGCGCATGATGCAGCTGACCCGCGAGCAGGCCGAGGGCTTCTACGCCGTGCACAAGGAGCGTCCGTTCTTCGGCGAGCTGGTCGGCTTCATGATCTCCGGCCCGGTATTCGTGCAGGTGCTCGAGGGCGAGGACGCCATCGCCAAGAACCGCGACCTGATGGGCGCGACCAACCCGAAGGAAGCCGAGCCGGGCACCATCCGCGCCGACTTCGCCGAGTCGATCGACGCCAACGCCGTGCACGGTTCCGACAGCCCGGAGACGGCCAAGACCGAAATCGACTTCTTCTTCAAGCCCGACGAGCTGACCAGCCGCTGA
- the rlmN gene encoding 23S rRNA (adenine(2503)-C(2))-methyltransferase RlmN translates to MTSTDERINLLGLTPSRLRAWFAEMGEKPFRANQVLKWVHQRRVDDFDAMTDLAKSLREKLKQVACIRPPEVVLDQESEDGTRKFLLDTGSGNSVEMVYIPEDDRATLCISSQVGCSLTCTFCSTGRQGFNRNLSTAEIVGQLWLAERLIEQRLATGKAISNIVFMGMGEPLLNEQAVVDAAELFLDDYGYGLSKRRVTISTSGIVPAIDRLGERLPISLAISLHAPNDELRNELVPINEKYPLDVLMAACDRYAKVVPHGAILYEYVMIEGVNDTLEHADEMVALLGPRREEVKVNLIPFNPFEGSGYERSSRNRIMRFAKRLRDNGINTVARKTRGDDIDAACGQLAGQVSDRSRRQDRLAKMGLDRGVVEVTR, encoded by the coding sequence ATGACCTCGACCGACGAACGCATCAATCTGCTGGGCCTGACGCCCAGCCGCCTGCGCGCCTGGTTCGCGGAGATGGGCGAGAAGCCCTTCCGCGCCAACCAGGTGCTCAAGTGGGTGCACCAGCGTCGGGTCGACGACTTCGACGCGATGACCGACCTTGCCAAGAGCCTCCGCGAGAAGCTCAAGCAGGTCGCCTGCATCCGGCCACCCGAGGTCGTGCTCGATCAGGAATCCGAGGACGGAACGCGCAAGTTCCTCCTCGACACGGGTAGCGGCAACTCGGTGGAGATGGTCTACATCCCTGAGGACGACCGCGCGACCCTCTGTATTTCCTCGCAGGTGGGCTGTTCGCTCACCTGCACCTTCTGCTCGACCGGTCGACAGGGCTTCAACCGCAACCTGTCGACCGCCGAGATCGTTGGCCAGTTGTGGCTGGCCGAACGACTGATCGAGCAGCGCCTGGCGACCGGCAAGGCGATCAGCAACATCGTCTTCATGGGCATGGGCGAGCCGCTCTTGAACGAGCAGGCGGTGGTCGATGCCGCCGAGCTGTTCCTCGACGACTACGGCTACGGCCTGTCCAAGCGGCGGGTGACCATCTCGACCTCCGGCATCGTCCCGGCGATCGACCGGCTGGGCGAGCGCCTGCCGATCTCGCTGGCGATCTCCCTGCACGCGCCCAACGACGAGCTGCGCAACGAGCTGGTGCCGATCAACGAGAAGTACCCGCTCGACGTGCTGATGGCCGCCTGCGACCGCTATGCCAAGGTGGTGCCGCACGGCGCGATCCTCTACGAGTACGTGATGATCGAAGGCGTGAACGACACCCTCGAGCACGCCGACGAGATGGTCGCACTGCTCGGACCGCGCCGGGAGGAGGTCAAGGTCAACCTGATCCCGTTCAACCCCTTCGAGGGGTCCGGCTACGAGCGCTCCTCGCGCAACCGCATCATGCGCTTCGCCAAGCGTCTGCGCGACAACGGCATCAATACCGTTGCCCGCAAGACACGCGGTGACGACATCGATGCCGCCTGCGGTCAGCTGGCCGGTCAGGTGTCCGACCGTTCACGTCGTCAGGACCGTCTCGCGAAGATGGGCCTGGATCGCGGTGTGGTGGAGGTGACTCGATGA